A part of Candida albicans SC5314 chromosome 2, complete sequence genomic DNA contains:
- the RPC11 gene encoding DNA-directed RNA polymerase III core subunit (Putative RNA polymerase III subunit C11; repressed in core caspofungin response; Spider biofilm induced) — protein sequence MLTFCPNCSNMLLISAGDDGLNRFYCSTCPYEFKINGLQMYDRKKLNRKEVDDVLGGEGTWDNVDQTAAQCPIDSCGGDKAYFFQLQIRSADEPMTTFYKCVKCGHRWKEN from the coding sequence ATGCTTACATTCTGCCCGAACTGCTCAAATATGCTACTTATATCCGCTGGAGATGATGGTCTTAATCGATTTTATTGCTCTACGTGTCCCTATGAGTTCAAGATAAATGGTCTACAGATGTATGATAGGAAAAAGTTGAATAGAAAAGAAGTTGATGATGTGCTTGGTGGAGAAGGTACCTGGGATAATGTCGATCAAACTGCAGCTCAGTGTCCGATAGACTCCTGTGGTGGTGATAAGGCTTACTTTTTCCAGTTGCAAATTCGGTCAGCCGATGAACCAATGACTACGTTCTACAAATGTGTCAAATGTGGGCATAGATGGAAAGAAAATTAG
- the PSO2 gene encoding Pso2p (Putative DNA cross-link repair protein; expressed in opaque or white MTLa/MTLa or MTLalpha/MTLalpha, but not MTLa/MTLalpha cells; telomere-proximal gene; mutation does not affect white-to-opaque phenotypic switching): MQSGNTFQGEIHEFPGVVVDKFSGTAEVYLLTHCHQDHLQGLLNSSFCGRVYCSALTKSTLELDTRYTRVSRFFKAKEYNETFTVDILLGKVSITMIPSYHCPGSAMFLLESFCKNVLITGDVRAESWWTLSLIKNPHLFPYITGLKTLDQIYLDTTFSYRGEPYIYIMPNSEGIFAAIELLKLYPFDSDLSFSFVDTVSGSEEAWFQIVRHFNGTLVSHGILQKRLDLCGMDLVDGKTPTFKVGNVPDTTPITIAIKQIINLNAIEYASQFLPRNICDVDFSSATSLVTTKKGHHIYSLDGRKWLLPKGGSELLPTCIPLMFSRHSSYQESRNLVALFSPKSVYPCTESKVSWLNGFTVARVFGDVCTSDDHRFDIDRFQKYGYPLPEVINREVAFISKWSLSQPETSKSVVEKPFRGQLQPLHCKRPHESHFDNFSLPYLIAQRDRESLKQAVEYHQNLHDYAKFDHGSSSSYGSVSSSKESMYFSETELLTNHDSPLSTKTPDTNKIAEIAKTLTNDRRNWTKFHLKCIGSNAN; the protein is encoded by the coding sequence ATGCAACTGGGTAACACATTTCAAGGGGAGATACACGAGTTTCCTGGTGTTGTGGTTGATAAATTTAGTGGAACTGCGGAAGTATACTTGCTCACACATTGTCACCAAGATCATTTGCAAGGACTACTAAATAGTTCATTTTGTGGTCGAGTATACTGTTCGGCATTAACTAAAAGTACTCTAGAGTTGGACACGAGGTATACCCGTGTGTCTAGATTCTTCAAAGCCAAAGAGTACAATGAAACATTTACAGTTGACATTTTGCTTGGAAAAGTTTCGATTACCATGATCCCGTCCTATCATTGTCCGGGGTCCGCGATGTTTTTACTCGAAAGTTTTTGCAAAAATGTATTGATTACTGGTGATGTCAGAGCAGAGTCATGGTGGACTCTTTCGTTGATCAAGAACCCACACTTGTTTCCATATATCACAGGACTCAAAACACTTGATCAAATATATCTTGATACCACATTTTCTTACCGAGGCGAACCATACATTTACATCATGCCCAATAGCGAAGGTATATTTGCAGCAATAGAGTTGTTAAAGCTATACCCATTTGACAGCGATCTatctttctcttttgtGGATACAGTCTCGGGATCCGAAGAAGCTTGGTTCCAGATAGTTCGCCACTTTAATGGGACCTTAGTGTCACATGGTATCCTACAGAAACGGCTTGATCTTTGCGGCATGGATTTGGTGGACGGAAAAACTCCAACATTTAAAGTTGGCAATGTACCGGATACAACACCAATAACAATCGcaatcaaacaaataatcaacTTGAATGCCATAGAATACGCCAGCCAGTTTCTTCCCAGAAACATTTGTGATGTCGACTTTTCTAGTGCTACAAGCTTAGTGACCACCAAAAAAGGCCACCACATATATCTGTTAGACGGTAGAAAGTGGCTACTTCCTAAGGGTGGGTCAGAACTACTACCAACTTGCATCCCATTAATGTTTTCAAGACATTCGTCCTACCAGGAGTCCAGAAACTTGGTTGCATTGTTTAGCCCCAAACTGGTGTATCCTTGTACGGAATCGAAAGTGTCTTGGCTAAATGGGTTTACAGTAGCAAGAGTTTTTGGCGATGTATGTACCAGTGACGATCATCGCTTTGATATTGACAGATTCCAGAAATATGGGTACCCTTTACCGGAGGTGATCAATAGAGAAGTGGCGTTCATAAGCAAATGGTCTCTTTCACAACCCGAAACATCCAAAAGCGTTGTTGAAAAACCTTTCCGAGGACAACTACAACCGCTTCACTGTAAAAGACCCCACGAGTCCCACTTCGATAACTTTTCGTTGCCATATTTGATCGCTCAAAGAGATCGAGAGTCATTGAAACAAGCTGTTGAGTATCACCAGAATTTACACGATTATGCAAAATTCGATCACGGATCATCAAGTAGCTATGGATCAGTATCGAGTTCAAAAGAGTCTATGTATTTTTCCGAAACCGAACTATTAACCAATCACGATTCACCGTTGAGTACCAAGACGCCAGACACTAACAAAATCGCTGAAATTGCCAAAACATTAACAAATGACAGACGCAACTGGACGAAATTCCATCTTAAATGTATAGGTAGTAATGCCAACTAA
- a CDS encoding N-acetylglucosaminyldiphosphodolichol N-acetylglucosaminyltransferase anchoring subunit (Component of UDP-GlcNAc transferase; required for the 2nd step of dolichyl-linked oligosaccharide synthesis; Spider biofilm induced) codes for MDIETAACFSIAFIATPILIVLVRLLFILPSLRLPTSVKKKKKLIQECQLSILLGSGGHTGEMMRIISKLDMGKVSRTWIYTSGDNASLAKAQDYERKSGTSSQYIPIPRARTVGQSYISSIPTTIYSFLFSAIAMLKHRPAVILLNGPGTCVPVAYILFLYKLLGLCNTKIIYIESLARVNKLSLSGLLLLPISDRFIVQWESLYQQYSRVEYYGILI; via the coding sequence ATGGATATCGAAACTGCCGCTTGCTTTTCAATAGCATTTATAGCCACACCGATCCTCATAGTATTGGTAAGATTGCTATTCATTCTTCCATCATTAAGACTTCCAACCTCcgtaaagaaaaagaaaaagctCATTCAGGAATGCCAACTTTCAATCTTGCTTGGTTCAGGTGGCCATACTGGGGAGATGATGAGAATTATATCTAAACTTGACATGGGAAAAGTTTCTCGTACATGGATATACACTTCGGGCGACAATGCGTCCTTAGCAAAGGCACAGGATTATGAAAGGAAATCGGGTACATCCCTGCAGTACATACCAATCCCAAGAGCACGGACAGTGGGCCAATCATATATACTGAGCATTCCAACCACCATATACTCATTCTTGTTTTCTGCAATTGCGATGCTCAAACACAGACCAGCAGTGATACTTTTGAACGGCCCAGGTACTTGTGTTCCCGTGGCATACATTTTGTTTCTCTATAAACTCCTTGGATTATGCAATACAaagataatttatattgaaaGTTTAGCTAGAGTGAACAAGTTGAGTCTCAGTGgattactattattaccGATCAGCGATCGATTTATTGTCCAGTGGGAAAGTTTATATCAACAGTATAGCCGTGTCGAGTATTATGGTATATTGATAtag
- a CDS encoding uncharacterized protein (Putative pre-mRNA splicing factor; intron in 5'-UTR; possibly an essential gene, disruptants not obtained by UAU1 method) codes for MSTDIFSICAKCLGDESRIKMIKQVNGDECRQCTRPYTIYRWGNRKQGNKTIICITCARARHCCQSCLLDITYGIPTDLRDTALEMAGLEPLTKSANPTNREVKAIMADKLETKFKEQQERSNDILSKLAEKLNKPEEKKTEVAIDVAKLAKKLPFGNSLDVQKYPDMTTFFVFGFSSDFPQAIFSRYAEQYGKVESVVFSSVSGCGFIRFEKVSSAVGFAKSIAENGLNKNKSIAGLLILENTPMRVCFGKQKPLPRTAADQRKLNTVVTKVMKQLASKSKVGVVVKTKPNVYKALSEDYEE; via the coding sequence ATGAGTACAGatatattttcaatatgCGCTAAATGCTTGGGCGATGAGTCACGAATCAAGATGATCAAACAGGTCAATGGAGATGAGTGTCGCCAGTGTACCCGGCCGTATACAATTTATCGATGGGGGAATAGAAAACAAGGAAACAAAACCATAATATGCATCACATGTGCTAGAGCCAGACACTGCTGTCAATCCTGCTTGCTAGACATTACTTATGGCATTCCTACAGACCTAAGAGATACTGCTTTGGAGATGGCTGGTCTTGAACCATTAACAAAATCTGCCAACCCGACAAACCGTGAAGTGAAAGCCATTATGGCCGATAAATTGGAGACTAAATTCAAAGAGCAACAAGAAAGATCCAATGATATATTGTCGAAACTAGCTGAGAAACTAAATAAGCCCGAGGAGAAGAAAACAGAGGTTGCTATAGATGTGGCCAAGCTAGCAAAGAAACTTCCGTTTGGGAATCTGCTTGATGTTCAGAAGTATCCGGATATGACAACGTTTTTTGTATTTGGGTTTCTGTCGGATTTCCCGCAGGCCATTTTTTCGAGATATGCGGAACAGTATGGGAAAGTAGAGTCGGTTGTTTTTAGCAGTGTAAGTGGGTGTGGGTTTATACGGTTTGAAAAGGTGAGTTCAGCAGTGGGGTTTGCCAAGTCGATCGCTGAAAATGgattgaataaaaataaaagtattGCTGGACTATTAATTTTAGAGAACACGCCGATGAGAGTTTGTTTTGGGAAACAAAAGCCATTACCCCGAACTGCAGCAGACCAAAGAAAGTTGAATACTGTAGTCACAAAAGTGATGAAACAGTTGGCAAGTAAGAGCAAGGTTGGGGTGGTGGTGAAAACTAAACCTAACGTATATAAAGCTTTACTGGAAGACTATGAAGAGTAG
- a CDS encoding tRNA methylation protein (S. cerevisiae ortholog YMR259C interacts with Trm7 for 2'-O-methylation of C32 of substrate tRNAs; downregulated by fluphenazine treatment or in an azole-resistant strain that overexpresses CDR1 and CDR2) → MSLVPTELKSVKKSLIETKPPIENDVQQSLRYLLSHLNSKEENDKDRVLFNDALSICLLRYDQFNNTLESSNTLFDYILTHVNRNYAPLQNSLNSVLEKLVMFQNADIPLWIDMLMQQPLTKNLFVLLEKLLRKLPDRSFFILKYPDYPMQAMSMFTDNVANAISKTLIAIYENCENTESWYKSWSSIIDLQNDNVRTNVITHLLPGLLRVNPQAFPFLLADCKTNLKALVSILSMGQKLKLIKSLEVIDQKSLLECLVHADSAIRMDALQVLIGDKKEPLTKYIFQTIESNHLMEINLNEANHQDKFISAMHQFISGKLSDCLNGKFGETVQTETRQYFTRFKTLLVSHLETQNNFQQKMGAITILSQIHSKLENIFNPNVVKLLIENLFSNYKLVRESSLDLLLQCNNVSEYFSNHKALASKAFAILPRLAGRESEGAALAITFLAHHAQDLDSLMERLYSGLGKESGEHGYLQALATINNKLGICGDYRLQLEAAKQATKRMTDILSTERIAYSNEQEFVTSKEVVNYSWKVLQNANDLFLSLLKQRREADDVVECFSLVVEQLHNIKFRAAISSSYPTMIAIARLLDGKVTEYIKQEIQYIPTESKQLVTRRSGGLLYVIPALLIASERNKEVVDYVFDSLFQIASLPYESESKQDLPQVHAFNTLGQLFKESQLTSDSSPFTERALLLSLKHFNATNWSVRNCALMLFGHLEKKIFSGAKVNSKRFFARFKNIEDVFIDYLSCGQDQVVFPILIMLEKLEFANTSSKLKKAVTNLLSRASWKVRELSAKITAAMLEADEFREFVTTSLNTNTSMNALHGVVLVLKHRPITIHMDLAFGNFFVAKEYIEVLDKTGNKDTSKLGPYFCQLIKTRDCFDGGKQLFLETLATYLIKHDEPNREHYIKLSLRSDYNNVHNKVLDCIQHHKINCPALVREFIVSTNFQYTKVKALKLYTSMEDILPIPLDSTQASFVCFSRFVDSSNKSFYEKCVVATHPSNEIDIRLMGYNAVFTYLETCLDKTGFLYSSCLLLCFERGLFDDDEDIRNKANSYLAKVINCGHVATTYLTYQFPILAKSILNEKYYNELVAGMIERNTLDTNLDHELEDSQKENLYSFERNNFYKNEIDYTRCLAMFPIDKQKLCHVKIKVLHDIEYLKSFRERQSDKVENVPRDYILYDCFAKTQINAQIVGITDLDTQLFTIGFCKMG, encoded by the coding sequence ATGCTGCTAGTCCCAACCGAACTCAAATCGGTGAAAAAGTCACTCATTGAGACCAAACCAcctattgaaaatgatgtCCAACAAAGTTTACGCTATTTGCTTTCCCATTTAAACCTGAAGGAAGAAAACGACAAGGATAGAGTTCTTTTCAACGATGCATTATCCATTTGCTTATTAAGGTATGACCAATTTAACAACACCCTCGAAAGCTCGAACACCCTTTTTGATTACATCCTCACCCATGTAAATAGAAACTATGCACCATTGCAGAACTCGTTGAACTCGGTTCTTGAAAAGTTGGTAATGTTCCAAAATGCCGACATTCCATTGTGGATCGACATGCTAATGCAGCAGCCACTAACAAAAAACctttttgtattattgGAAAAACTACTCAGAAAACTCCCCGACAGACTGTTTTTCATTCTAAAGTATCCCGACTACCCCATGCAAGCAATGAGTATGTTCACCGACAACGTCGCCAATGCCATCAGCAAAACCCTTATTGCCATATACGAAAATTGTGAGAACACAGAGTCATGGTACAAGTCCTGGAGCAGCATAATTGATTTGCAGAATGATAATGTCAGAACCAATGTTATTACTCATTTATTACCGGGATTATTACGTGTCAACCCACAAGCTTTCCCCTTTTTGCTAGCAGATTGCAAGACCAACTTGAAAGCACTAGTCAGTATTTTGAGTATGGGccaaaaactaaaactcATCAAGTCCTTAGAAGTTATCGatcaaaaatcattattggaATGTCTCGTACATGCAGATAGCGCCATTCGTATGGACGCTCTACAAGTTCTCATTGGCGATAAAAAAGAACCTCTTACAAAATACATTTTCCAAACCATCGAGTCAAACCACTTGAtggaaatcaatttgaacGAAGCAAACCACCAAGACAAGTTCATTAGTGCTATGCACCAGTTTATATCTGGAAAACTCAGCGACTGCTTGAATGGGAAGTTTGGCGAAACAGTGCAAACCGAAACCAGACAGTACTTTACCAGATTCAAAACATTGTTAGTCAGCCATTTGGAGACACAAAACaactttcaacaaaaaatggGAGCCATCACAATCCTCAGtcaaattcattcaaaACTCGAAAACATTTTCAACCCCAATGTCgtcaaattgttgattgagaaccttttttcaaattataaacTAGTACGGGAGTCGAGTCTAGACTTGCTCTTACAATGCAACAATGTTTCAGAGTACTTTAGCAACCACAAAGCTTTGGCTAGTAAAGCGTTTGCTATTTTGCCAAGATTGGCTGGAAGAGAAAGCGAAGGTGCGGCGTTGGCCATAACATTCTTAGCACACCATGCCCAGGACTTGGACTCTTTAATGGAAAGACTATACAGCGGTCTTGGTAAAGAATCGGGTGAGCATGGCTATCTCCAGGCTCTTGCtaccatcaacaacaaattggGGATATGTGGAGACTATCGTCTTCAACTTGAAGCAGCCAAGCAAGCTACTAAACGAATGACCGACATTCTATCAACCGAACGAATTGCTTATTCCAATGAACAAGAGTTTGTCACATCAAAAGAAGTTGTAAACTATTCGTGGAAAGTGTTACAGAATGCCAATGACCTATTTCTTCTGTTGCTAAAACAAAGACGCGAGGCTGACGATGTCGTCGAGTGTTTCTCCCTTGTGGTCGAGCAGCTACACAATATCAAGTTTAGAGCCGCTATTTCCTCACTGTATCCGACCATGATTGCCATAGCACGATTGCTCGATGGAAAGGTGACGGAATACATAAAACAGGAAATCCAATATATCCCCACAGAGAGCAAGCAGTTGGTTACTAGAAGGTCTGGCGGACTATTATACGTTATCCCAGCTTTGCTAATCGCTTcagaaagaaataaagaGGTCGTTGATTACGTATTTGATagtttatttcaaattgcCAGCTTGCCATACGAGTCAGAGTCCAAACAAGATTTACCACAAGTCCATGCGTTCAACACTTTGGGCCAACTATTCAAAGAAAGCCAATTGACAAGCGACAGCTCACCATTTACCGAAAGAGCCCTCTTACTTTCCTTAAAGCACTTTAACGCAACCAACTGGTCGGTCAGAAACTGCGCATTGATGTTGTTTGGTCAtttggaaaagaaaatattttctggTGCAAAAGTCAACTCAAAGAGGTTTTTTGCCCGTTTCAAAAACATCGAGGACGtgtttattgattatttactGTGTGGACAAGACCAGGTCGTGTTTCCTATACTAATCATGTTGGAGAAATTGGAATTTGCCAACACCTCCTCAAAGTTGAAGAAGGCAGTGACAAATTTGTTGTCGAGAGCTTCCTGGAAAGTACGTGAATTGAGTGCCAAAATCACTGCTGCCATGCTAGAAGCCGACGAATTTAGAGAGTTTGTCACCACATCCCTAAACACCAACACAAGCATGAATGCTTTGCATGGGGTAGTACTTGTATTGAAACATCGACCCATCACCATCCACATGGATTTGGCGTTTGGAAACTTTTTCGTTGCCAAAGAGTATATTGAGGTTCTAGACAAAACTGGCAACAAAGATACATCTAAGCTTGGACCATACTTTTGTCAGCTTATCAAAACCAGGGATTGTTTCGATGGTGGGAAACAACTATTCCTTGAAACACTAGCGACTTACTTAATAAAGCATGACGAACCAAATAGGGAACATTATATCAAGTTATCTCTCAGATCAGACTACAACAACGTCCACAACAAGGTCTTAGACTGCATCCAGCACCATAAAATAAACTGTCCGGCATTAGTGAGAGAGTTTATCGTGTCCACAAACTTCCAATACACCAAGGTGAAAGCATTAAAGTTATACACGTCAATGGAAGATATTTTACCAATCCCACTTGACTCCACACAGGCATCGTTTGTGTGTTTTTCCAGATTTGTCGacagcagcaacaagaGCTTTTACGAGAAATGTGTTGTAGCAACACATCCAAgcaatgaaattgatatcAGACTCATGGGATATAATGCAGTGTTTACATATTTGGAAACGTGTCTCGACAAAACAGGGTTCCTATATTCTAGCTGTTTGCTTTTATGCTTTGAACGAGGGCTTTTTGATGACGACGAAGATATTAGAAACAAAGCCAACAGTTATTTGGCAAAGGTGATAAACTGTGGCCATGTGGCAACAACATATTTGACATACCAATTCCCTATTCTAGCAAAGTCCATTTTGAATGAAAAGTATTACAATGAGCTTGTAGCCGGGATGATTGAAAGAAACACACTCGACACAAACTTGGATCACGAATTGGAAGACtcccaaaaagaaaacctTTACTCCTTTGAAAGAAACAACttttataaaaatgaaattgactATACACGATGTCTTGCAATGTTCCCGATAGATAAGCAAAAACTTTGCCATgtcaaaataaaagtattACACGACATAGAGTACTTGAAATCGTTTAGAGAGCGGCAATCCGACAAGGTCGAGAATGTCCCTCGCGACTACATCCTTTATGACTGTTTTGCAAAGACACAAATCAATGCACAGATAGTTGGAATTACTGATTTGGATACACAGTTGTTTACAATCGGGTTTTGCAAAATGGGATAA
- a CDS encoding uncharacterized protein (Ortholog of C. parapsilosis CDC317 : CPAR2_407710, C. dubliniensis CD36 : Cd36_24540, Candida tenuis NRRL Y-1498 : CANTEDRAFT_116924 and Lodderomyces elongisporus NRLL YB-4239 : LELG_02895): MSQVQQKPKSFGRLYTMYYFHFPFVMLTTTETMLLHTFVLMFALLVAYGIYAYLPSSIMFAISRAYYYVFGMDISTINGYAK; encoded by the coding sequence ATGAGTCAAGTCCAACAGAAACCCAAATCGTTTGGTAGATTGTATACCATGTACTACTTTCATTTTCCATTTGTTATGCTTACGACAACTGAAACCATGCTACTTCATACGTTTGTATTGATGTTTGCCTTATTGGTTGCCTATGGGATCTACGCTTATTTGCCTTCAAGTATCATGTTTGCAATCTCCAGAGCATACTATTATGTTTTTGGCATGGATATTAGTACCATCAACGGTTATGCAAAGTAG
- the RDH54 gene encoding DNA-dependent ATPase (Putative DNA-dependent ATPase with a predicted role in DNA recombination and repair; transcriptionally induced by interaction with macrophages): MFTLFFFTTDQMNVRPNAPFRPPRPIKGGVAVVQKVVKRKLPTTTNPKPAKILTTDPGSTKYVIQWRKKTSKKNKTWDGDGYAVIKQLENGACEISIKNSDGKPMGKRVFTATPNLDDVISVGPYELELDEKVGSNSTSQTVTRVTHQFKKVAPPTASSRKPLYDDCADAIALPPPPKAKDYVKVNIDPHLAKVLRPHQVEGVKFMYECLMGYRGFGGHGCLLADEMGLGKTLMTITTIWTLLKQNPFMEKGAVVNKVLVVCPVTLISNWRQEFRKWLGANKLNVLTLNNPMSNEKQDILNFGKLNVYQVLVVNYEKLVAHFDELSAVKFDLLVCDEGHRLKNSANKVLNNLIKLNIPKKIVLTGTPIQNELVEFHTLISFLNPGVLPELKLFQRNFITPISRARDINCFDPEVKKRGEEISQQLIELTQSFILRRTQAILANYLTQKTDILLFVPPTSLQLKLFDYITNLKKFNQFEAFTMINLFKKICNSPSLLADDELFKKIVEEKFNLGMASGKINILVPLLLEIASLGEKIVLISNYTKTLDLLEQVLRKVSLTFSRLDGSTPNNVRSKLVNQFNTNPDINVFLLSSKSGGMGINLVGASRLILFDNDWNPATDLQSMSRIHRDGQLKPCFIYRLFTTGCIDEKIFQRQLVKNKLSSKFLDNDATSKSDVFDNDDLKNIFEIDTSTISNTHDLLECVCEGDGSMLSQPTIEESEPPPKQAWVTALELKKKIDDGEALKRTAVKFALNDYRHYNPEVNRNLDFDSALHRIANNSSYENKQLPITFIMSRVTN, encoded by the coding sequence ATGTTtaccctttttttttttaccacAGATCAAATGAATGTTCGACCTAATGCTCCGTTTCGGCCTCCTAGACCAATAAAGGGGGGTGTTGCGGTGGTGCAGAAAGTAGTAAAACGAAAATTGCCCACTACCACCAATCCTAAACCTGCAAAGATTTTGACTACCGATCCCGGCTCAACAAAATACGTGATCCAATGGAGAAAGAAAACttcaaagaagaacaaaacATGGGACGGTGATGGGTATGCCGTGATTAAACAGCTTGAGAATGGGGCATGCGAGATATCTATCAAGAACTCTGATGGCAAACCTATGGGGAAAAGAGTGTTTACTGCGACACCTAACCTTGACGACGTGATTAGTGTGGGACCCTatgaattagaattagaCGAAAAAGTAGGGTCTAACTCAACTTCCCAGACAGTGACACGTGTTACCCACCAGTTCAAAAAGGTTGCTCCTCCCACAGCTAGTAGTCGGAAACCGCTTTATGACGATTGTGCCGATGCCATTGCGTTGCCTCCTCCTCCAAAAGCCAAAGATTATGTCAAAGTAAATATCGATCCACATTTGGCAAAAGTGCTTCGTCCGCATCAGGTTGAAGGTGTGAAGTTTATGTATGAGTGTTTAATGGGGTACCGTGGGTTTGGCGGGCACGGGTGTTTGTTAGCAGATGAAATGGGGTTGGGGAAAACGTTGATGACAATCACTACAATCTGGACGTTGCTCAAACAAAACCCGTTTATGGAAAAAGGTGCAGTGGTAAATAAGGTATTGGTGGTGTGTCCTGTCACGCTTATTTCCAATTGGAGACAGGAGTTTAGGAAATGGTTAGGTGCTAATAAGCTAAACGTGTTGACGCTCAACAACCCAATGTCAAACGAGAAACAGGATATACTCAATTTTGGAAAGTTGAATGTGTACCAAGTGTTAGTGGTGAATTATGAAAAACTTGTGGCACATTTTGATGAACTCTCAGCGGTCAAGTTTGATTTGTTAGTGTGTGACGAGGGCCATCGTTTGAAGAATAGTGCAAATAAAGTATTGAATAATCTTATCAAGCTCAATATTCCGAAGAAAATTGTTTTGACGGGTACGCCGATTCAAAACGAGTTGGTAGAGTTTCACACGTTGATCTCGTTTCTCAACCCGGGTGTGCTTCCCGAGCTAAAATTGTTTCAGCGAAACTTTATAACACCTATATCTAGGGCCCGAGATATCAACTGTTTTGACCCTGAAGTGAAGAAACGCGGTGAAGAGATATCGCAGCAGTTGATTGAATTGACTCAGAGTTTTATTCTTAGACGTACACAAGCGATTTTGGCTAATTACTTGACACAGAAAACTGacattttgttgtttgttccACCTACATCGTTGCAGCTCAAGTTGTTCGACTATATAACCAACTTGAAGAAATTTAATCAGTTTGAGGCATTTACCatgatcaatttgtttaaaaagATTTGCAATTCCCCTTCGTTGTTGGCCGACGACGAGTTATTTAAAAAgattgttgaagaaaagtTTAATTTGGGGATGGCATCCGGTAAAATAAACATTCTTGTGCCGTTGCTATTGGAAATTGCTTCGCTTGGGGAAAAGATTGTCTTAATTTCCAACTACACCAAGACTTTGGACTTGTTGGAACAGGTTTTGCGCAAGGTCAGCCTAACATTTTCGAGATTAGATGGGTCGACCCCCAACAATGTGCGTAGCAAGTTGGTTAATCAGTTTAACACGAACCCCGACATAAACGTATTTTTATTGTCGTCGAAATCTGGCGGGATGGGGATCAACTTGGTCGGGGCTTCGAggttgattttgtttgaCAATGACTGGAACCCAGCGACCGATTTGCAATCGATGTCGCGAATTCACAGAGACGGACAATTGAAACCGTGTTTCATTTATAGGCTATTCACCACGGGGTGTATTGACGAGAAAATCTTTCAGCGACAGCTCGTGAAGAACAAATTGAGTTCCAAGTTTTTGGACAATGACGCCACGTCCAAATCTGATGTGTTTGAcaatgatgatttgaagaatatttttGAGATAGATACATCGACAATATCCAATACTCATGATTTATTAGAGTGTGTGTGTGAGGGCGACGGGTCGATGTTGAGTCAGCCAACCATAGAGGAAAGCGAACCACCCCCAAAACAAGCATGGGTTACTGCATTAGAGCTtaagaagaagattgaCGATGGTGAGGCGCTAAAGAGGACGGCTGTTAAATTTGCCTTGAACGATTATCGACACTACAATCCAGAGGTGAACCGTAATTTGGATTTTGATTCTGCGCTACACCGAATTGCTAACAATTCAAGCTATGAAAATAAGCAATTGCCAATTACATTTATAATGCTGAGAGTAACTAATTAA